The Aedes albopictus strain Foshan chromosome 2, AalbF5, whole genome shotgun sequence region AGATATCCTGGATTTGCATATATGAAGTGTTTGTTTGACAAAGTACTTGGTTTCAAATGTGAGAGgtttcacggtaccgaaagtaccggtaccaaggttcagtcagtaccggtatttcggtactaaaaattggtcggtaataccggtattttcggtaccggtactaccggtactacatccctagcggggctccgacgacgggacgccaagcagtcagtagtgtgcggtagttcggcagcagcaaagtttcgcgcgctcgctctgctagatttttgcgattttattttctctgcggggcttcgacgacgggacgccaagcagtcagtagtgtgcggtagttcgacagcagcaaagtttcgcgcgctcgctctgctagatttttgcgattttattttctctgcggggctccgacgacgggacgagtgtgcgcgcgccgtggttcgagtcggttccgaatttttcgcttcccttcggcgctagtttccaatacacttttagttgataataaatattttctttcattttttgcatttacacaaaagagtgaaaaatgttacttcgggttcgccggtcgagaaaaaatccgggcgccgacaagtgagtcgcgttcagtgtatttctgtgtggaataggcTAAAGGTTTctactccctagtggagtggagacgcgcgatagaattttctttttggctagttcttgcgtcgaaaagtggtcggttgttaacggcggtttgtgtatattgatccattgtcaaatcatatcaccaaccataggtgactcccggactgacaatgtactttaccctactaacaaaaaatccttcctgagacaaacgtggagatgcagcgattcgcggtctttataacaacgtttgtcttactaacattcccttccatcctcgatgaccgtaaggacgtggccggcgccgttattgaccttattaaagttgagagctctcgacctgtgtacattgagaatagtaagctagtcccaagccctattcattggttccttgtgcaatttcgattgctccggtcaatcacggagtagcaactacgaattgtgcggtcatctatgctgatgctcatgctcatgctctcaacgaaaaacgtcaaaatataagatttgttccgcattcatatatgctccatatccatactgagtaaacaagagctactagtaaacattttataaatttattagaaatataaaaaactttacgatttgagtggccctaaggcgacttgaaaatcgatgttttcgctaaaaaattatcatgattttatgttataattttgagcgttctttccgcttgattgaagtcgtttctaagatagtcttgtaataaaaaataaataacttttgaatgctccaaaaatacgctcaaaattgaaggtgacccatcttgcctcgcggccgtttatatggagattaaggaatgtatcgcataagaaaaatggctaaaaaccattttattttttatttccaatgagagtgaataatttttcaatcaatgccccaaacttttgtatattcatgctggtcatctaacaaaattattaacataatcaaaacatgagtaatgcgcccgaaaatggcccTGACCCATCtggccccgcgacccatcttgctccGCTTCACCCTacaatagagtgggtcatcgtttatatggaaaaatgaaaaattcatttcaagactcaaataagtgtgcaaaattttagcacgatcggttatgtctacttTTTGCgcatcgatttggtaaaacgaaatattttgcatgagtctttaatttagatgttaattgaccaatttaccttttgattgcttaaaaaaatatttccatgcttagtggctggcagtcaaaaaagcccaaaattgcatattttgccctataaattggggtatagttcaaagttgtgacgtgctggagcaaatctaagcccggattcggattcagcggcccaaaatctgtcagagacactaaAGTTTGCTCTTGGGACAAAAAAATGTGGCGCTGTGTTATGTttcagctccgatgactattaacaaccctgcCCGAAATGGAGTCAAGAAAACCTTGATCTGAAAAAACGACCTCAATGACCCACgctaatagggtggggcggggcaagatgggtcacctaaggatgaatcaccataactttgtaaatacaaatcgtattggtttgtattcgtccgctactcttcaatacactagttagctatgctaaaaatcgataaaaagttcattcaatacaaaatatgatgttaaataagcagttttaaaaagtgatctatttagggccgtgaaaaaagtgcggggcaagatgggtcaccttttaagtgattcacattttctcaacgaaaaacgtcaaaatataagatttgttccgcattcatatatgctccatatccatactgagtaaacaagagctactagtaaacattttataaatttattagaaaaatataaaaaactacGATTTGAGCGGTCCTAACGCGACTTGAAAATCGAAGTTTtcgctaaaaaattatcataattttatgttataattttgagcgttctttgcgcttgattgaagtcatttataagatagtcttgtaataaaaaataaataacttttgaatgctccaaaaatacgttcaaaattgaaggtgacccatcttgccccgcggccgtttatatggagattatatggaatgtatcgcataagaaaaatggctaaaaaccattttattttttatttccaatgagagtgaataatttttcaatcaatgccccaaacttttgtatattcatgctggtcatctaacaaaattattaacataatcaaaacatgagtaatgcgccccaaaatggcactgacccatcttgccccgcgacccatcttgctccGCCCCACCCTATAATAGAGTAAGtcgtcgtttatatggaaaaaatgaaaaattcatttcaagACTCAAATAAGTGtgtaaaatttgggcacgatcggttatgtctacgttttgcgcatcgcgtttgaagtttgtatggggttttacatgggaaaacacccttttttgcatttctctcataacaagctcgaactaTTCTAAAATTATGTAACCATAagatgaaaacatagcctagggtatcctgaaaaactttgttgaagaccgcgaagtgatctgatgtttatgaaaaaagttatagcgttggcattgcttggcgaaacagcatgattttgttgctattgttattcctttacatgttaaaacataaacacatgcatgcggttcgttggttataactattttcacaagcatcggatcactttgcggtcttcaacaaagttcttcagaacatcctaggctatcattttacagtatcggttaaaaagtttcagacaaacttttttaacttatggctaaaatgcaaaaaagtatgttttcccatacaaaatcccatacaaatttcaattgcaatgcgcaaagtgtagacgcaaccgatcgtgctcaaattttgcacagataatcaggacccgaaacggaaccaaaaaagctttgatctgagaaaacggttccgatgacccacactaatatataacgaagccacaattcgaattttcaaaagcacaaatctgaagtaccgagggttggtttgcgctgaaaagttgttcGATTGGTCACTACCAGCGGgtcaccaaacgatcaacttttcagcgcaatccctCTTTTGATTTCTCAAATTGCTCgtaaaaattcgaggtgtggcttcgttataaaCCTTAACGTTTAACTGCTGACGTGCCCACCATCCGGGAATAACGTGATGTTTTTAGAATGTAACAACTCATGCCCCTATCCTATGTTTTCCCGGCAACTTAAAAGTAATGGATTGTGATATTATTTGAAAATCATGAATTACATTTATGAGATCCGTAATTGGAactaaatatttaaatttttgtaaTTAATGGTTATCCATAAGGTCAATCCCATTACACTTTCGATGTTTTAATAATAAAGTAAAATAGCTTTGTTTCTTCCATTATACACTGGAACATCATTTCTTACATCGACATATATGTATTTATCAACAGGTAACATTTGCTGGCGTGAAGCTATGGTAGGTAGGTAATAACATATATAAATAGCCATAGTGAATAGATAAAACATACGAAATTCTGATTGATAGGACGTTCCAAGTTGTGACATTATATGCAATGCTTGTTTGTTTTTCGCGAGCTCATTAGTATTACTGTTTGGTTACGCTTCCAAATGGCACCAATGCGTTTAGTCGCGCGACGCGCCAATGATTGTAAGAATATACATAAAGATGTTTATAATATCCAGATACAGATTCAATGCAGCAAAAATGTACTCTTCAGGACTTATGCTGTACTTGTGCTCACCTCCCATCATAAGTTGTGTGTCGTAAATCAAATAGATACTGAACAAAAGAGCACCGGCACTTGCATAGACGATTGTGATGGTCTTTCCTGGGAAGAAAATGGCGATGATTCCGAACAGCATCAGTATAATAACGGCAACGAACAAAACTCCACCCATCAcggtgaaatcccatttcgtttGGAACGCGAAAAGCGTCAGGCCGAGACAAACTGCTGCCGTTATGCCTACTGCCAGAAGTACCTAAAATTACACGTAGAAATGATAAAAACAATGCTTtagaccatggtttcccaaactgtgggtcatcTAGGGGGGGTCGCCGggcttcatccagggggtcgcggagacagtcgaatattttactgtaaccagtgtacgcagaatatggcaccgcaagcgaaaaataggcaacaaagaaggcacggcaacaacgctttgtttttcgttagcagataatgacaaaatcgctcccgagtttgttcacaacaaaaacggttggaatatttgtctcgttctattcacatcgtgatttttgcattgttttacaactgaaactcgaatctgaggatggcaagaatcttaattcgtccaaatgctcatgaattcgatgatgtgggtcgaaaatttcagcagaaaagccgaaatatcggcacaagcacggcaagcgatatttgttttattgctctcatcgcttgacatgcgtttgttgcggagcgcctttgttaccgacatgcaccgcttaggacaaagcgtttgtttttcagcgtgatccgtttttcataccctgactgtaacagacaacaaaaagGGGTCACGCtcctaaggccagtagtacacagggtcaaatatttgacaaggaacaacatcagtttgacactaatgaaaattcgatcgagttaaacaagatgtttgagcattggtttctttttggacaaatatttgaccctgtgtactaacagcttaaaagTTTGGGAACCCATGTTTTAGACGATGCCATCTTTAGCAAATTtcggttgtgctacttttccccgaatgttgTTACCCCGAACGccggttccccgaatgtcgtttcacCGAATGGCTCTTTTCCCCTTCCTTATATTATATTCTTTTCTCTTTCTTTATATTATAGGCGGTTCTTCAAGTTCTATTGCTACCTAAGCCTGCTAAAACAGTATTGAATAAAGAATGTTGTTATGACTCCTTCTTTCCAGTGACGAAGTGAATtatcaacacacgaacactagcgttaATTTTTCcacacacaaaaatgcacgctaattcaaaggctattcagattgcatatgcaaatattacccaattgatttgggtaaaacgactaaataatgataaaactaacaaccggggtaagagtgcacatattttcctccaagttttacaactatattgtccgtgcagttgaatcacggaattttcgactagcgaagttggatttttctccaaatccgtgcgtcggacctaacttcggaagtggtgcgctgtatagcggaccaggtttactatacagcgcaccacttccgaagttaggtccgatgcacggatttggagaaaaatccaacttcgctagtcaaaaactccgattttcaactaaattgagaatatctacaaaagagacacgcacacatttgaacgtgattaccactaatGATGCCCGTTCCTTCTAGAACCCCTAAATAATAGGACGCAAACTAGTTTGAAAGTctcgagttgttttttttttgtatggtgaaatgatcaattctccatttctgcaatgaaatgatgcaaacagcgtgggtattatcacagataacagatgtttatgctagtacaattttttcgcagaatcctgtgtaaatgttcaaaacgatatacgttggctcactaccgccatctactcaacttattgcgacattacatcgaacttgaatgcaagaatagttctaagttccagtttcattcaagatcgaatacaatcttgagtgTAAAATTGCGtcgtgcatgcaatcttgaaagcgatcactgactatcgatcactgcgccatctctaaatgattgccacatgagtctcagctgctcgttacatacaaaatggcagttgagcatttttacacacattgccaatataagcataaacgtctgttatctgtggtattatgatttcttgcctaatttgatgctgatgaGCAAAAGTTTGTGTTGTTGTTCAACTTGCAAGAAATATACAATACCACAACACAGTTAccaaaacttttgctcaaacagtaccaaattaggcaagaaatcataatacccacgctgtttgcaccatttcattgcagaaatgaagaattgatcatctcaccatacaaaaatccagttcACTagtttcaatctagtacttcaccgattgcttcctattgtcaAATTATGGCCGGGTAACTAGTCGGTTAAAATTATGGTCAGTTAACAAACTAGTCTCCATGATCACGAACATTTTGTAATTAGTGATAACTTCGAACAAGAATGTATTTTTCGGGGAAACAAGTCATTAGGGGAATATACTTTCGGGGAAACGGGCCATTCGGGGAACTGACGTTCGGGCAAACGACATTTGGGGAAAACTATCACAATCGCAGATTTCACAACACTCCCAATAAGGCCAAtgattcttttatgtccgagaggTCTCATCGGGTATGATACCTACACCATTTCCCGGATGAAAATAAATGAGGAACAAAAAACTAAAAacgaaataaaatattaaaaccTGTAAAATAGACTgactattgaaaaaaatgttcaaaaaccatttaagaaaaaaatccgcAAGTGCACTTGCTAAAAATGGAGGCACACAACGCCTCTGCCTGTCACAACACCTAATAATACTTTAGGTAGAATTTGTAACAATCACCAAAACCTTCCCAATTCCAACCGACTCGAAACTACCTATTGCTTGGGTATATATTGTActaagccccggcggttcctccgtgtttattgAGCATTTCTGATGAATATGCCGataacattcttcttcttctacttggcgtaacgtcctcactgggacaaagcctgcttctcagcttagtgttctatgagcacttccacagttattaactgagagcttcctctgccaatgaccattttgcatgtgcatatcgtgtggcaggcacgaagatactctatgcccaaggaagtcaaaaaatattcccttaacgaaaagatcctggaccgaccgggaatcgaacccgtcaccctcagcatggtcatgctgaatacccgtgcgtttaccgcctcggctatatgggccccatgcCGATAACATATCATTAGCCAATAgccatacactgaggatactgttcgtatgtttttcatagttcacatcttatgaatcagtaatttttattgttttcatcgtttcatagttctcgtatgcttttcatactttgaaatgcgaaatccataagatttgtcgtatgaaaaatctcataagaagcatcgtatgaaaatcataagatgtgttatgaaacaccattgctaagaaacaacaaaacttttattggcttctaaccacttcaacttccgaagcgtcgatgggcgtatgagtaaagcacgcgctcgccaaccttgacgtccctggttcgatttcaggttgcgatttttttttaaatttgtgcaaaatacttcataaaaatatgtatgatagtcatacgacatagtATCAGTTTTtttacgttatcggtatgattttcatacgtgactgttatgaaatttatacagtaacagtatgacaataatagttagcactatgaatccaaaatcatagttcgtaactatgattttcgcaagaaattcttgtggcaaagaTGGGCCAACCCTGGCCTCAGCCTGTCACACTAGtgacaaacgcaaagaaaaaaaaaaaatcatagttgattcgtatgattttcggagttgcagtatcctcagtgtactccatctgcagcagccgattCGTAATGAACCGTTGGACGCGCATTAAAGTGTTTAAAAGGCGACATGTTCGCACTGACATGCATTACTATATATGAATCATTTAAGTTGAATTAAAATGGGaagtgaacttacagtaaaaatatgaccatatttgatgcccttttcgaaaagttacagcttgttgaacattttttgaaaagtgaaaatttattattgactatcccctgtacatttcaATAATCGAATTGAAGCACCTTCActgtcaacccctgcgaacttggccagggatacCCTGGGAAACCCAAATtgtaatatttaaatatttaaatgCAATACATACCTCTTCTGAGCTGAAATTTGCCGTGGTCACACCGAGCAGGAACGACTGGGCGAAAGTATACAATGCCAGAAAGATGAAGTTCATCGGAGCTTTACGTCGAACATTACCGCAGCATGCCATCGATATGAGAGTAACGATCATAACTCCCAAAGCAATCCAGAACATTTCCGGGTGTCTCTGAACCCACAATTTGGTTCCTTTGTGGTACATGAATAAAGCGATGAAGCCCAGAGTAATACCAAGTTGGACCTTCAATGAAAAAATGCATTATTCGTTATGTTTCTAggataaatctcaaattttacACACACCGTAAGAATTGAGTACACCTTCCGAATGAATCCTTTTCTGATGGACTGATCCGTAAAGTCAAAGCCCTTGGCGCTTTGATCCTCTGGATCATAATAACTTCCACCGGGCGGCATCGCTGGCTGTCCTATGAATCCTTGGCCTTGAGGAGGATATGAGGGTTGAAACCCTGGTTGCGGTGCAAATCCTGGATAAGAAGAAATTGATTTTTAGTTATATACAAACTAAACCGTGAAGTTCATACCTGGCTGAGGCGGGTAACCGGCCTGTGGTGGATATCCAGGTTGAGGTGGATAGCTTGGTTGAGATGGATAGCTCGGATAACCTTGTTGTGGAGGGTAGGGCTGAGAAGGATAACCACCTTGATTGTATCCTGGTTGTGTCGGAACACCACCGTAATATTGGTTGTTAGGATCTGAAACGTCATGTTTACCTATTTGTACTTATTCGGCAATGAAGATCTTTgaaaatgtattttatgaatcTAAGAATCCAATATTTACGCAACTTTCTAGATTAGGAGTGCTCCATATTATACgtatttttttcgagaaagtgCAATAACCATATGTTTTCAATCATATTATCAACAAGTTAATGTGCAGAATTAGTGTATGTATGTAATCTTCAGatagttacgtaatttttggacAGCATTTGATGGCCAATGTATCGAAATTGATGGTCTGATATTACTCTCGAATTTAGTTGTATTTACAAGGTCTAACATttgaaacaaatatttgacaagtcagaagatgatTTTATTTCAAAGATAAGTATGAGAAAACAATGATGACCGATTGCATATGTAGtactctgccgtgaatcgcatatatgtcccatttgcataggaaacccagcaaagatgggactgatatgcgattcacggcaataACTGTTGATCGTAATAACTAGCCAGAACATGAGTCACAGGAGATAATTCCTATCTTCACTCGCAAAACAGTCTCATCTGTAAAAAAGTAGGAATTAGCCCTTTCCTTCTCatgatttttgaacgattatgcCAAAAAAAAAGCGTTTCAGTAAAgtgtttgaacaaaagttattgcaaattgaccTTGACCTGAGCAAAAGTTGTAATAACTAACAGGCTACCGTTAAGAAATAAATTACAAATTGGCTaagctaaatttttcgaaatatttttttttttttgtaaatcaataggtttttgtttgtttttcagtAGTTCCACAATTGAACAAGTAGTTAGTATTTTGGCTGACCTTATGAGGTTACAATCATGCGCGATATGCACTCATTC contains the following coding sequences:
- the LOC109414996 gene encoding protein lifeguard 1 isoform X1: MQGEQNYLLTNDPNNQYYGGVPTQPGYNQGGYPSQPYPPQQGYPSYPSQPSYPPQPGYPPQAGYPPQPGFAPQPGFQPSYPPQGQGFIGQPAMPPGGSYYDPEDQSAKGFDFTDQSIRKGFIRKVYSILTVQLGITLGFIALFMYHKGTKLWVQRHPEMFWIALGVMIVTLISMACCGNVRRKAPMNFIFLALYTFAQSFLLGVTTANFSSEEVLLAVGITAAVCLGLTLFAFQTKWDFTVMGGVLFVAVIILMLFGIIAIFFPGKTITIVYASAGALLFSIYLIYDTQLMMGGEHKYSISPEEYIFAALNLYLDIINIFMYILTIIGASRD
- the LOC109414996 gene encoding protein lifeguard 1 isoform X3, with amino-acid sequence MQDPNNQYYGGVPTQPGYNQGGYPSQPYPPQQGYPSYPSQPSYPPQPGYPPQAGYPPQPGFAPQPGFQPSYPPQGQGFIGQPAMPPGGSYYDPEDQSAKGFDFTDQSIRKGFIRKVYSILTVQLGITLGFIALFMYHKGTKLWVQRHPEMFWIALGVMIVTLISMACCGNVRRKAPMNFIFLALYTFAQSFLLGVTTANFSSEEVLLAVGITAAVCLGLTLFAFQTKWDFTVMGGVLFVAVIILMLFGIIAIFFPGKTITIVYASAGALLFSIYLIYDTQLMMGGEHKYSISPEEYIFAALNLYLDIINIFMYILTIIGASRD
- the LOC109414996 gene encoding protein lifeguard 1 isoform X4, coding for MPPGGSYYDPEDQSAKGFDFTDQSIRKGFIRKVYSILTVQLGITLGFIALFMYHKGTKLWVQRHPEMFWIALGVMIVTLISMACCGNVRRKAPMNFIFLALYTFAQSFLLGVTTANFSSEEVLLAVGITAAVCLGLTLFAFQTKWDFTVMGGVLFVAVIILMLFGIIAIFFPGKTITIVYASAGALLFSIYLIYDTQLMMGGEHKYSISPEEYIFAALNLYLDIINIFMYILTIIGASRD
- the LOC109414996 gene encoding protein lifeguard 1 isoform X2, whose product is MQGEQNYLLTNDPNNQYYGGVPTQPGYNQGGYPSQPYPPQQGYPSYPSQPSYPPQPGYPPQAGYPPQPGFQPSYPPQGQGFIGQPAMPPGGSYYDPEDQSAKGFDFTDQSIRKGFIRKVYSILTVQLGITLGFIALFMYHKGTKLWVQRHPEMFWIALGVMIVTLISMACCGNVRRKAPMNFIFLALYTFAQSFLLGVTTANFSSEEVLLAVGITAAVCLGLTLFAFQTKWDFTVMGGVLFVAVIILMLFGIIAIFFPGKTITIVYASAGALLFSIYLIYDTQLMMGGEHKYSISPEEYIFAALNLYLDIINIFMYILTIIGASRD